Proteins encoded in a region of the Isosphaeraceae bacterium EP7 genome:
- a CDS encoding HEAT repeat domain-containing protein, translating to MLLRPGQRSGGMLFVVLGLLLGGIDAEAAPPEPPGEVGKAKVGAGRVVGASDEGIKALRTIRVPEGLKAELVAAEPLLANPVAFTIDEAGKIYVAETFRHTDGVTDTRSHMNWLDADLASRSVEERDAMFFKYLSKEVLDGFQVESERVSLLVDTDGDGKMDRSTVFADGFGKLADGIGAGVLARKGDVFYTCIPSLWKLRDTNGDGVADVRTPLQTGYGVHVAFLGHDLHGLRFGPDGLLYFSVGDRGMNVKTPDGKSVIRTDTGVVLRCNPDGTNLEIFATGLRNPQELAFDEFGNLFTGDNNSDSGDKARWVYLVEGSDSGWRIGYQYIEVPNSRGPWNSEKLWYPQFQGQAAYLVPPIANLADGPSGLTYHPGTSRLGESARGKFFMADFRGASGQSGVRSFGVKPKGAGFELVDSKQYVWSILATDVDFGPDGALYISDWVQGWSKPGKGRIYRISETSTVAEAEVREVQTLIREGFDGKSAAELVTLLGHADMRVRQEAQFSLASRANEAIPAFAGALAGDRRMARVHAVWGLGQVGREKPEALKPVVEVLKDADPEIRAQAARVVGDAHLGDATDPLISLLADPSDRVRSLAAIALGKLGGDHRVIAPVLSMLKVNGDKDPVLRHAGVMALAGVSQADALAEAEADPSASARMGVLLSYRRSGNPRIAAFLGDSDLLLVLEAARAINDVPIPGATAPLAALAARPTNFELASRRVVNANLMPITPETDLAREALFRRVVNANLTLGTSEAALALVALAAHIGTPESIRIDAIEALGVWAKPSGRDRVTGLWRPIAERSAEPASKALASSAADLLRDRSSKVVRATAEAIGRLKIRGKSSALASLVTSGKPPAASDEVRATALRALAELDGPDLGAAVAFAVADPSDVVRSEGIALLGRLSPDLAVETLGGVLEGGKTSDKQSAIAALGRLKTPEASKVLSGWLDRWDTGRVPAELELDLADAVKQSGNAALAEALVRIDAKRSKDDPLSAYRECLVGGNSGRGRSIFLQKAEASCLRCHKVEGGGGEVGPNLDGIAKKVDRRHLLEAIVLPNAKIAEGFETLVVALADGQVVTGILRKEDSTTLTLITPEAKLVDIKKADVEERTRGASAMPTDVVTKLSKAEIRDLVEYLGGLK from the coding sequence ATGTTGTTGCGACCTGGGCAGCGATCGGGCGGGATGTTGTTCGTGGTCTTGGGGCTCCTGCTCGGCGGGATCGACGCCGAGGCCGCCCCGCCCGAGCCGCCTGGCGAGGTGGGCAAGGCGAAGGTCGGGGCGGGGCGGGTCGTAGGCGCCTCGGATGAGGGGATCAAGGCCCTTCGCACGATCCGCGTGCCCGAGGGCCTGAAGGCCGAACTGGTCGCCGCCGAGCCGCTGCTGGCGAATCCGGTGGCGTTCACCATCGACGAGGCCGGCAAGATCTACGTCGCCGAGACGTTCCGGCACACCGACGGCGTCACCGACACGCGTAGCCACATGAACTGGCTCGATGCCGACCTCGCATCCAGATCCGTCGAAGAGCGCGACGCGATGTTCTTCAAATATCTCTCCAAGGAGGTCCTTGATGGCTTCCAGGTCGAGAGCGAACGCGTCAGCCTGCTGGTCGACACCGACGGCGACGGCAAGATGGACCGCTCGACCGTCTTCGCCGACGGCTTCGGCAAGCTGGCCGACGGCATCGGTGCCGGCGTCCTGGCTCGTAAGGGGGATGTCTTCTATACGTGCATTCCGTCGCTCTGGAAGCTGCGGGACACGAATGGAGACGGCGTCGCCGACGTCCGTACTCCGCTCCAGACCGGCTACGGCGTGCATGTCGCGTTCCTGGGCCATGACCTCCACGGCCTGAGATTCGGCCCCGACGGGCTGCTCTACTTCAGCGTGGGCGACCGCGGCATGAACGTGAAGACGCCCGATGGCAAGTCGGTCATACGCACCGACACCGGGGTTGTCCTGCGATGTAACCCCGACGGCACGAACCTGGAGATCTTCGCCACCGGCCTGCGCAACCCTCAGGAGCTGGCCTTCGACGAGTTCGGCAACCTCTTCACCGGCGACAACAACAGTGACTCGGGCGACAAGGCCCGCTGGGTCTACCTGGTCGAGGGCTCCGACAGCGGCTGGCGCATCGGATATCAGTACATCGAGGTCCCGAATAGCCGCGGTCCGTGGAACTCCGAGAAGCTCTGGTATCCCCAGTTCCAGGGGCAGGCCGCCTACCTCGTGCCCCCCATCGCCAACCTGGCCGACGGGCCCTCGGGCCTGACCTATCACCCGGGCACCTCGCGGTTGGGCGAATCGGCCCGTGGTAAGTTCTTCATGGCCGACTTTCGCGGCGCGAGCGGCCAGAGCGGCGTGCGTTCCTTCGGCGTGAAGCCCAAGGGAGCCGGCTTCGAACTGGTCGACAGCAAGCAATATGTCTGGTCGATCCTGGCGACCGACGTCGATTTCGGCCCCGACGGGGCCCTCTACATCAGCGATTGGGTGCAGGGGTGGAGCAAGCCCGGCAAAGGCCGAATCTATCGGATTTCCGAGACCTCAACCGTCGCCGAGGCCGAGGTCAGGGAAGTTCAGACCCTCATCCGCGAAGGATTCGACGGCAAGTCCGCCGCGGAGTTGGTGACGCTGCTCGGCCACGCCGATATGCGAGTGCGTCAGGAAGCCCAGTTCTCCCTCGCCTCGCGTGCGAATGAGGCGATTCCCGCTTTCGCCGGCGCCCTGGCCGGAGATCGTCGGATGGCCCGCGTCCATGCGGTCTGGGGCCTGGGACAGGTCGGCCGAGAGAAGCCCGAAGCCCTGAAGCCCGTCGTCGAGGTGCTCAAGGATGCCGATCCGGAGATCCGAGCCCAGGCGGCCCGCGTCGTCGGCGATGCCCACCTCGGCGACGCGACCGATCCGTTGATTTCTCTGCTCGCCGACCCGAGCGACCGCGTCCGCTCGCTCGCGGCGATCGCGCTGGGCAAGCTCGGCGGTGACCATCGGGTCATCGCTCCCGTCCTCTCCATGTTGAAGGTGAATGGCGACAAGGATCCGGTCCTCAGGCACGCGGGTGTCATGGCCCTGGCCGGCGTCTCCCAGGCCGATGCACTCGCAGAGGCCGAGGCTGATCCGTCGGCCTCCGCACGGATGGGCGTCTTGCTCTCCTATCGGAGGAGCGGGAATCCCAGGATCGCAGCCTTCCTCGGCGACAGCGACCTGTTGCTCGTCCTTGAAGCCGCCCGCGCTATCAATGACGTGCCGATCCCGGGGGCCACCGCACCGCTGGCCGCCCTCGCGGCGCGGCCGACGAACTTCGAGCTGGCTTCCCGTCGGGTCGTCAACGCGAACCTGATGCCCATCACTCCCGAGACGGACCTCGCCCGCGAAGCGCTTTTCCGCCGGGTCGTCAACGCGAACCTGACGCTCGGAACCAGCGAGGCGGCCCTTGCCCTAGTCGCCCTGGCTGCGCACATCGGGACGCCCGAGTCGATCCGGATCGACGCCATCGAGGCGCTCGGCGTGTGGGCCAAACCTTCGGGCCGAGACCGGGTCACTGGCCTCTGGCGTCCGATTGCCGAGCGGTCGGCCGAACCTGCGTCCAAGGCCCTGGCGTCGAGTGCGGCCGACCTGCTCCGTGACCGCTCTTCGAAGGTCGTTCGTGCGACGGCCGAGGCCATCGGCCGCCTGAAGATCCGCGGTAAGTCGTCCGCGCTCGCGTCCCTGGTGACCTCCGGGAAACCGCCTGCCGCATCGGACGAGGTCCGCGCCACGGCTTTGCGGGCACTGGCGGAACTCGACGGCCCTGATCTTGGTGCCGCCGTCGCATTCGCGGTCGCCGACCCTTCGGACGTTGTCCGATCTGAAGGGATCGCGCTTCTCGGCCGGCTCTCCCCCGATCTCGCGGTGGAGACCCTGGGCGGCGTCCTGGAAGGCGGCAAGACCTCTGACAAGCAATCCGCCATTGCGGCCCTCGGCCGCCTGAAGACCCCCGAGGCCTCGAAGGTGCTTTCGGGCTGGCTCGACCGCTGGGACACGGGAAGGGTCCCGGCCGAGCTTGAGCTGGACCTGGCCGACGCCGTCAAGCAGTCGGGAAATGCGGCCCTGGCCGAAGCACTGGTCCGAATCGACGCGAAGCGGTCGAAGGACGACCCCCTATCCGCTTATCGCGAGTGCCTGGTTGGTGGCAACTCGGGGCGTGGACGCTCGATCTTCCTCCAGAAGGCGGAAGCCTCCTGCCTGCGTTGCCACAAGGTCGAGGGGGGCGGCGGCGAGGTCGGCCCGAATCTCGACGGGATCGCCAAGAAGGTCGACCGTCGGCACTTGCTCGAGGCCATCGTCCTGCCCAACGCCAAGATTGCCGAAGGGTTCGAGACATTGGTCGTGGCCCTGGCCGATGGTCAGGTCGTCACGGGCATCCTCAGGAAGGAAGACTCGACGACGCTGACGCTCATCACCCCCGAGGCCAAGCTCGTCGACATCAAGAAGGCCGACGTCGAGGAACGCACGCGCGGGGCCTCGGCGATGCCGACCGACGTCGTCACCAAGCTCTCCAAGGCCGAGATTCGCGACCTGGTCGAATATCTCGGCGGCCTGAAATAA
- a CDS encoding carbohydrate-binding family 9-like protein, protein MTFACAAMVSLLVSAPPGAGAPAHPKGYVCRRAAEPIVVDGKLGDASWADAPWTDTFVDIEGDKKPKPRFKTRAKMLWDDQYLYIAADMEEPHVWGTLTKHDSVIFQDNDFEVFIDPDSDNQNYGELEINALNTEWDLFLPKAYRDGGPALNSWEIPGLKKGVNVRGTLNDPKDTDEGWSVEMAIPWSVWREHTKQALPPREGDQWRINFSRVEWHHELVDDKYRKVPNTKEDNWVWSPQEAVDMHRPETWGYLQFTGKSGNVPFRPDPTLAARNLLMKIYWAQKPYHGEHKNWAETLKDLKIELPEGVPAPTIRLTKDGYEATIPLAAEIGGPLTISQDSRFGSGIAK, encoded by the coding sequence ATGACATTCGCTTGCGCGGCCATGGTCTCGCTCCTCGTTTCCGCCCCCCCCGGTGCCGGCGCCCCGGCCCATCCCAAAGGGTACGTCTGCCGGCGCGCCGCCGAGCCGATCGTGGTCGACGGCAAGCTCGGCGATGCGTCGTGGGCCGATGCCCCGTGGACCGATACCTTCGTGGACATCGAGGGGGACAAGAAGCCAAAACCCCGCTTCAAGACCCGGGCGAAGATGCTCTGGGACGACCAGTACCTCTACATCGCCGCCGACATGGAAGAGCCCCACGTCTGGGGGACCTTGACCAAGCACGACTCGGTCATCTTCCAGGACAACGACTTCGAAGTCTTCATCGACCCCGACTCTGATAATCAGAACTACGGAGAGCTGGAGATTAATGCGCTCAACACCGAGTGGGATCTCTTTCTCCCCAAGGCCTATCGCGATGGCGGCCCGGCACTCAACTCATGGGAGATTCCGGGCCTGAAGAAAGGCGTCAACGTCCGCGGCACGCTGAACGATCCCAAGGACACGGACGAGGGCTGGTCGGTCGAGATGGCCATCCCCTGGTCGGTCTGGCGCGAGCACACCAAGCAGGCCCTTCCCCCGCGCGAGGGAGACCAGTGGCGCATCAACTTCTCACGCGTCGAGTGGCACCACGAGCTGGTCGACGACAAGTACCGCAAAGTGCCCAACACCAAGGAAGACAACTGGGTCTGGTCGCCGCAGGAGGCGGTCGACATGCACCGGCCCGAGACCTGGGGCTACCTCCAGTTCACCGGCAAGTCGGGCAATGTCCCCTTCAGGCCCGATCCGACACTCGCCGCCCGGAATCTGCTCATGAAGATCTACTGGGCCCAGAAGCCGTATCACGGCGAGCACAAGAATTGGGCCGAGACGCTGAAGGATCTGAAGATCGAACTGCCCGAGGGTGTCCCCGCGCCGACGATTCGCCTGACCAAAGACGGATATGAAGCCACCATCCCCCTAGCGGCCGAGATCGGCGGTCCGCTGACGATCTCGCAAGACTCCCGCTTCGGCTCCGGCATCGCGAAGTAA
- a CDS encoding type 1 glutamine amidotransferase domain-containing protein, giving the protein MEAVQGKRVAVLVEKFYEDLELWYPVLRLREAGCNVRIVGPKAGETYASKHGYPAKSDTASTEVTADDFDAIVIPGGYSPDHMRRHPSMVDLVTQAAKQSKVLAAICHGPWMLCSAHCLKGKRVTGFFAIRDDVVNAGGVWEDAACVRDGNIVTSRTPDDLPEFMKGIFAAMSEPAKS; this is encoded by the coding sequence ATGGAAGCGGTCCAAGGCAAGCGCGTCGCCGTTCTGGTCGAGAAGTTCTACGAAGACCTGGAGCTCTGGTATCCGGTCCTACGGCTCCGCGAGGCCGGCTGCAACGTCAGGATCGTCGGGCCAAAGGCCGGCGAGACTTATGCCTCGAAGCACGGCTATCCGGCCAAGTCCGACACCGCCTCCACAGAAGTCACGGCCGACGACTTCGATGCCATCGTCATCCCGGGAGGGTATTCTCCCGACCACATGCGCCGACATCCGTCGATGGTCGACCTGGTCACCCAAGCGGCCAAGCAGAGTAAGGTGCTCGCGGCAATCTGTCACGGCCCCTGGATGCTCTGCTCGGCGCATTGCCTGAAGGGCAAGCGCGTCACCGGTTTCTTCGCGATCCGCGACGATGTCGTCAATGCTGGCGGGGTCTGGGAAGACGCCGCCTGCGTCCGCGACGGCAACATCGTCACCAGCCGCACCCCGGATGACCTTCCCGAATTCATGAAGGGTATTTTCGCGGCCATGTCCGAGCCGGCCAAGAGCTGA
- a CDS encoding NAD-dependent epimerase/dehydratase family protein translates to MSEPKTIFITGGTGLVGSHVVEEALARGHRVRALVRASSDTKLLDQWGVEKIEGDLADADALRRGVKGVDWVFNCAAKVGDWGTLEEFRKINVDAFKLLLEAAADEGVERFVHVSSLGVYEGRDHFGTDETTPPAAQSLDPYTRSKTEAELLALEFFKTRKLPVAVVRPGFIYGERDRTVLPKLLTNLRNGRFAYFGSGEQALNCIYVKNLVQAIFLAAETPGAIGEVFNVTDGVRVSKRKFVGTVATLAGLKPPRRKIPLWLAWTLAVLMERGAKRRKSPHPPLVNKARYKFLGLNLDYSIEKARRVLGYQPKFTTEAGLKAAVADLIASTSPASGS, encoded by the coding sequence ATGAGCGAGCCCAAGACGATTTTCATCACCGGGGGGACCGGCCTGGTCGGCAGCCACGTTGTCGAGGAGGCCCTAGCCCGAGGCCATCGAGTCCGGGCCCTGGTGCGGGCATCGAGCGACACCAAGCTGCTCGACCAATGGGGCGTCGAGAAGATCGAGGGCGACCTGGCCGACGCGGACGCCCTTCGTCGAGGAGTCAAGGGCGTCGATTGGGTGTTCAACTGCGCCGCCAAGGTCGGCGACTGGGGAACCCTGGAAGAATTCCGCAAGATTAACGTCGACGCTTTCAAGCTCCTGCTGGAGGCCGCCGCCGACGAAGGGGTCGAGCGATTCGTCCATGTCAGCTCGCTGGGAGTCTACGAGGGACGCGACCATTTCGGCACCGACGAGACGACTCCCCCGGCTGCGCAGTCGCTCGACCCCTACACGCGGTCGAAGACCGAGGCCGAGCTGCTCGCGCTGGAATTCTTCAAGACGAGGAAATTGCCGGTCGCCGTGGTCCGCCCCGGCTTCATCTACGGAGAGCGTGACCGGACGGTGCTCCCCAAGCTGCTGACCAACCTTCGAAATGGCCGGTTCGCCTACTTCGGGTCGGGCGAGCAGGCGCTCAACTGCATCTACGTGAAGAACCTGGTGCAGGCGATCTTCCTGGCCGCCGAGACGCCAGGTGCGATCGGTGAGGTCTTCAACGTCACCGACGGCGTCCGCGTGAGCAAGCGTAAATTCGTGGGGACGGTCGCCACACTGGCCGGCCTGAAGCCGCCGCGACGGAAAATTCCGCTCTGGCTGGCCTGGACCCTGGCCGTCTTGATGGAGCGCGGGGCCAAGCGGCGAAAATCGCCCCACCCCCCGCTGGTCAACAAGGCGCGGTACAAATTCCTGGGCCTGAATCTGGACTACTCGATCGAGAAGGCCCGGCGTGTGCTGGGTTATCAACCGAAATTCACCACCGAAGCGGGGCTCAAGGCGGCGGTCGCCGACCTGATCGCCTCGACAAGCCCGGCATCAGGGAGCTAA